In a single window of the Arachis hypogaea cultivar Tifrunner chromosome 6, arahy.Tifrunner.gnm2.J5K5, whole genome shotgun sequence genome:
- the LOC112757850 gene encoding probable indole-3-pyruvate monooxygenase YUCCA10, translated as MEETTVVIVGGGPSGLAISACLKQYSISHIVLEKEDCNVSLWRKHAYDRVNLHLAKEFCELPLMSYPPSYPTFPSKSCFLEYVDRYVERFEISPRYCRTVESATYDEGEQMWKIEAKAMVKEGDMEKVVDEVYRAKYVVIATGENSEGYIPNVVGLDTFSGQILHSKHYKSGSIFASKEVLVVGCGNSGMEIAYDLQISGAKTSILMRNPVHVVSKELIHQGMRMLKYLPVNIVDSVITFVANIKFGDLSPFGIRRPNKGPFYLKEAAGRSPILDVGTIAKIKDGSIKVIPSHIMRIENNKVIFGNNTEKEFDAIMFATGYKSVANKWLKDNYKYVLNEDGMPKNAFPKHWKGEHGLYCAGLSRRGLFGVKFDAEAIADDINRNLHY; from the exons atggaggaaacGACAGTGGTAATTGTAGGTGGTGGACCTTCAGGGCTTGCAATATCAGCATGCCTTAAGCAATACTCAATTAGTCACATAGTACTTGAGAAAGAGGATTGCAATGTTTCTCTTTGGAGAAAGCATGCTTATGATAGAGTAAACCTTCATTTGGCCAAAGAGTTTTGTGAGTTACCTTTGATGTCTTACCCTCCTTCTTACCCTACCTTCCCCTCCAAGTCTTGTTTTCTCGAATACGTCGACAGATATGTCGAACGTTTCGAGATTAGCCCTCGCTACTGCCGGACAGTGGAGTCGGCCACGTACGACGAGGGCGAACAGATGTGGAAGATTGAGGCAAAGGCGATGGTTAAAGAAGGGGATATGGAGAAGGTGGTTGATGAGGTTTATAGGGCAAAGTATGTTGTGATAGCCACAGGTGAAAATAGTGAAGGATATATTCCAAATGTGGTTGGCTTAGACACTTTTAGTGGACAAATATTGCATTCCAAACACTATAAAAGTGGTTCTATATTTGCATCAAAAGAGGTTTTGGTTGTTGGATGCGGCAATTCTGGAATGGAAATTGCATATGATCTTCAAATTTCTGGTGCCAAAACTTCAATTCTCATGAGAAATCCG GTTCATGTGGTGAGCAAAGAACTAATCCATCAAGGTATGCGCATGCTGAAATATTTGCCGGTAAATATTGTGGACAGTGTGATCACTTTTGTAGCAAACATTAAATTTGGTGATCTCTCTCCATTTGGAATTCGTCGTCCAAATAAGGGACCATTCTATCTCAAGGAAGCTGCTGGTCGGTCTCCAATTCTTGATGTTGGAACCATTGCCAAGATTAAAGACGGTTCAATCAag GTTATCCCTTCTCATATAATGAGAATTGAGAACAACAAAGTCATATTTGGAAACAACACGGAGAAGGAATTTGATGCAATTATGTTTGCCACTGGATATAAAAGCGTGGCTAACAAATGGTTGAAG GATAATTACAAGTATGTTCTAAACGAAGATGGAATGCCAAAGAATGCATTTCCAAAGCATTGGAAGGGAGAACATGGATTATACTGTGCTGGACTTTCAAGAAGAGGCTTGTTTGGTGTCAAATTTGATGCTGAGGCTATTGCTGACGACATCAACCGAAATCTTCATTATTGA